One Paramisgurnus dabryanus chromosome 10, PD_genome_1.1, whole genome shotgun sequence genomic region harbors:
- the LOC135718341 gene encoding zinc finger BED domain-containing protein 5-like, translated as MSLSKGLKRKVDDENRVFKEEWKESFAFILPDFKNAKPMCLICKEVVAVCKEYNIRRHHETKHGNFKVAYPLKTEARKRKIKGFTSQQKATSASLKGSWLLARNNRPFTDAELFKEVMVAVLEELAVDKSMDGIIASVKQVPLSARSATRRVEVLSNAVHEVVISDLNKANYFSLAVDESTDNTDVAQMCVFVRYFDGKQFREDLLSLIPLEGNTTGDIIFTELSKVFERHSLSFEKVNLLVTDGAPAMVGKHRGLVSRLKEIAPQMHGLHCLIHQSVLCAKLSGELKVVMDKVMRVINFVRGTSSTQHRLFRQLVADSEEAIHDDLLLHNDVRWLCKGKALDRFCALLGEVKAFLLSSTSKAAADHLVFLEDEKFMSNVAFLADIFGHLNNLNLQLQGKDKNIVDMVEKLQAFTVKLGLLESDISTGRLLHFSTLKTQERRVTGLMVDFIKQLRANFSSRLEDFSIPNEVIAFVRDPLTTRPSGELSTLVKTTVPSLDDAKFEMELIDFQATSLIKDAFRSAESLSAFWVACSEEYSTIKNLAFYVLTMFPSTYTCESAFSSMNAIKTYERNRLTHKNLENCLRISVTTVTPDIRSIVVNERCQFSH; from the coding sequence atgtctttatCCAAAGGTCTTAAGAGGAAAGTTGACGACGAAAATAGAGTCTTTAAGGAGGAATGGAAAGAGAGTTTTGCGTTCATTTTACCGGATTTCAAAAATGCAAAGCCGATGTGTCTGATTTGCAAAGAAGTTGTCGCTGTTTGCAAAGAATATAACATAAGACGGCACCATGAGACAAAGCATGGCAATTTCAAGGTTGCCTATCCACTTAAAACAGAGGCACGAAAGCGCAAAATCAAAGGTTTTACCTCTCAACAAAAAGCAACAAGTGCGTCTCTAAAAGGGTCTTGGTTGCTCGCACGAAACAACAGGCCTTTTACCGACGCAGAGCTTTTTAAAGAGGTCATGGTTGCAGTGTTGGAGGAATTGGCTGTTGACAAGTCCATGGATGGAATCATTGCCTCTGTCAAACAGGTGCCCCTTTCTGCACGGTCCGCTACCCGCCGCGTAGAGGTGTTGTCTAACGCTGTGCATGAAGTCGTTATCAGCGATCTCAATAAGGCTAATTACTTTTCTTTAGCGGTAGACGAGAGCACTGACAACACAGATGTTGCCCAGATGTGTGTCTTTGTCAGGTATTTTGATGGTAAGCAGTTTAGGGAAGATTTGCTGTCTCTCATTCCTTTGGAGGGGAACACCACTGGAGATATTATATTCACTGAACTGTCAAAAGTGTTTGAACGGCATTCATTGTCATTTGAGAAAGTCAACCTACTCGTGACAGATGGAGCCCCTGCTATGGTGGGTAAACACAGAGGTTTGGTGAGCAGGTTGAAAGAGATCGCTCCTCAAATGCATGGGCTGCATTGTCTTATCCACCAGAGTGTACTTTGTGCAAAGCTCAGTGGTGAGCTGAAGGTAGTTATGGATAAAGTGATGCGTGTCATCAATTTTGTCAGGGGTACCTCAAGCACCCAGCATCGGCTTTTCCGACAACTTGTGGCAGATTCAGAGGAGGCAATTCACGACGACCTATTGCTGCACAATGACGTGCGCTGGCTATGCAAGGGCAAAGCATTGGACCGCTTCTGTGCGCTACTGGGTGAGGTGAAGGCATTCCTTCTATCTAGCACGAGTAAGGCAGCAGCAGATCATCTTGTCTTTCTGGAAGATGAGAAGTTCATGTCCAATGTTGCATTTTTAGCTGACATATTTGGCCATTTAAACAATCTTAACCTGCAGCTACAGggaaaagacaaaaacattgTGGACATGGTTGAAAAGCTCCAAGCATTCACTGTCAAGCTGGGGTTGTTAGAGTCGGACATATCAACTGGCAGGCTCCTACATTTTAGTACTCTAAAAACACAGGAAAGACGAGTGACGGGACTGATGGTAGACTTCATCAAGCAACTCCGAGCCAACTTCTCTTCTAGGTTGGAGGACTTCTCCATCCCGAATGAAGTAATTGCTTTTGTGCGTGACCCTCTCACAACCCGACCTAGCGGAGAACTCTCCACCCTGGTCAAAACAAccgtcccttccttggatgatgCTAAATTTGAGATGGAGTTAATTGATTTCCAAGCAACCTCTCTGATCAAAGATGCATTCAGATCTGCAGAGTCACTGAGTGCCTTTTGGGTGGCATGCTCAGAGGAGTACAGCACAATCAAGAACCTTGCGTTTTATGTGTTGACAATGTTCCCTTCCACCTATACATGCGAGTCTGCCTTCTCATCAATGAATGCAATAAAGACATATGAGAGGAATCGACTGACACACAAAAACCTTGAGAACTGCCTGCGGATTTCAGTGACAACTGTAACACCAGACATCCGAAGCATTGTGGTGAATGAAAGATGCCAGTTTTCACATTAA